One stretch of Anas acuta chromosome W, bAnaAcu1.1, whole genome shotgun sequence DNA includes these proteins:
- the LOC137847410 gene encoding olfactory receptor 14A16-like, producing MPNISSVREFLLLAFADKRELQLLHFALFLGIYLAALLGNGLILSAVTCHHRLHTPMYFFLLNLALFDLGCISTTLPKAIANAIWDTRAISYQGCAAQVFFFFFLVGAEYSLLTIMAYDHYVAICKPLHYGSLLGSRACAQMAAAAWGSGFLNAVLHTANTFSLSFCRGNAVDQFFCEIPQILKLSCSDAYLREVGPLVISISLVFGCFVFIVLSYVQIFRAVLRMPSEQGRHKAFSTCLPHLAVVSLFVSTGIFAYLKPPSISSPSLDLVVAVLYSVLPPAVNPLIYGMRNQELKYAVWKIFYNSFFSINNVHKILIGFLQTNTLSANS from the coding sequence atgcccaacatcagctctgtgagggagttcctcctgctggcattcgcagacaagcgggagctgcagctcctgcacttcgcgctcttcctgggcatctacctggctgccctcctgggcaacggcctcatcctcagcgccgtaacctgccaccaccgcctccacacccccatgtacttcttcctcctcaacctcgccctctttgacctgggctgcatctccaccactctgcccaaagccattgCCAATGCcatctgggacaccagggccatctcctatcaaggctgtgctgcacaggtcttctttttcttcttcttggttggagcagagtattcccttctgaccatcatggcctatgaccaCTATGtggccatctgcaagcccctgcactacgggagcctcctgggcagcagagcttgtgcccagatggcagcagctgcctggggcagtggctttctcaatgctgtcctgcacacggccaacacattttctctgTCCTTCTGTCGAGGCAATGCTGTCGatcagttcttctgtgaaatcccccagatcctcaagctctcctgctcagatgcctacctcagggaagttgggcCACTTGTGATTAGTATTTCTTTagtctttggttgttttgttttcattgtgttgtcctatgtgcagatcttcagggcagtactgaggatgccctctgagcagggccggcacaaagccttttccacgtgcctccctcacctggctgtggtctccctcttTGTCAGCACTGGCATATTTGcttacctgaagcccccctccatctcttccccatccctggacctggtggtggctGTTCTATACTCAGtgttgcctccagcagtgaatcCCCTCATTTACGGCATGAGGAATCAGGAGCTCAAATATGCAgtgtggaaaatattttataactctTTCTTCAGCATTAATAATGTGCATAAAATACTAATAGGATTTCTGCAAACAAACACTCTTAGTGCAAATTCTTga
- the LOC137847411 gene encoding olfactory receptor 14J1-like has product MPNISSVSEFLLLAFADTRELQLLHFALFLGIYLATLLGNGLILSAVACHHRLHTPMYFFLLNLALLDLGCISTTLPKAMANALWDTRAISYQGCAAQVFFFVFMIGAEYFLLTIMAYDCYVAICKPLHYRSLLGSRACAQMAAAAWGSGFLNAVLHTANTFSLPLCQGNAVDQFFCEIPHILKLSCSDAYLREAGPLVFTVSLTFVCFVFIVVSYVQIFRAVLRMPSEQGQHKAFSTYLPHLAVVSLFVSTGIFSSLKPPSISSPSLDLVVALLYSVVPPAVNPLIYSMRNQEVKDAVRKLLQYMFLDHQ; this is encoded by the coding sequence atgcccaacatcagctcaGTGAGTgagttcctgctgctggcattcgcagacacgcgcgagctgcagctcctgcacttcgcgctcttcctgggcatctacctggctaccctcctgggcaacggcctcatcctcagcgccgtagcctgccaccaccgcctccacacccccatgtacttcttcctcctcaacctcgccctcctcgacctgggctgcatctccaccactctgcccaaagccatggccaatgccctctgggacaccagggccatctcctatcaaggatgtgctgcacaggtcttcttttttgtttttatgattgGAGCAGAGTATttccttctcaccatcatggcctatgactgctacgttgccatctgcaagcccctgcactacaggagcctcctgggcagcagagcttgtgcccagatggcagcagctgcctggggcagtggctttctcaatgctgtcctgcacacggccaacacattttccctgcccctctgccaaggcaatgctgtggaccagttcttctgtgaaatcccccacatcctcaagctctcctgctcagatgcctacctcagggaagctgGGCCACTTGTGTTTACTGTTTCtttaacatttgtttgttttgttttcattgtggtgtcctatgtgcagatcttcagggcagtgctgaggatgccctctgagcagggccagcacaaagccttttccacgtacctccctcacctggctgtggtttccctgtttgtcagcactggCATATTTTCCtccctgaagcccccctccatttCCTCGCCATCCTTGGACCTGGTGGTTGCActtctgtactcggtggtgcctccagcagtgaaccccctcatctacagcatgaggaaccaaGAGGTGAAGGATGCAGTCAGGAAACTTCTTCAATACATGTTTCTTGATCATCAGTGA